From a region of the Vicingus serpentipes genome:
- a CDS encoding methionine aminotransferase, translating into MTEYPSLIKSKLPKVGTTIFTVMSQLANETKAINLSQGFPDFESSDELINLVTQAMKKGLNQYAPMSGVLELREQISQKIENLHGAKYHPESEITITSGATQAIYTAIASTITEGDEVIIFTPAYDCYEPAIELNGGKTVFIQMHAPSYKIDWEDVKKMINQRTKMIIINTPHNPTATILKEKDMLALEKIVADTDIIVLSDEVYEHIVFDDKTHQSASKYPKLMERSFIVSSFGKTFHNTGWKIGYCVAPKNLMKEFRKAHQFIVFSVNTPMQYALAEYLKNENNYMSLNHFYQQKRDFFVDLIKGSKFEILPSKGTYFQLLNYKGISDEKDTDFAIRLTKEYGVASIPVSVFYQKNIDEKMLRFCFAKENETLLKAAEILNKVV; encoded by the coding sequence ATGACAGAATACCCAAGTTTAATAAAATCGAAATTACCAAAAGTTGGAACAACCATTTTTACAGTAATGAGTCAACTTGCCAATGAAACTAAGGCAATTAACTTGTCACAAGGATTTCCTGATTTTGAGAGCTCGGATGAATTGATAAACTTGGTAACTCAAGCCATGAAAAAAGGACTAAATCAATATGCTCCAATGTCAGGTGTCCTTGAGTTAAGAGAGCAAATTTCTCAAAAAATTGAGAATTTACATGGCGCAAAATATCATCCTGAATCTGAAATAACGATTACTTCAGGTGCTACTCAGGCAATTTATACTGCAATAGCCTCAACAATAACAGAAGGAGATGAGGTAATTATATTTACTCCAGCTTATGACTGTTATGAACCAGCAATTGAATTGAACGGAGGAAAAACAGTGTTTATTCAAATGCATGCTCCAAGTTATAAAATTGATTGGGAGGATGTTAAAAAGATGATTAATCAGCGCACAAAAATGATTATCATAAACACACCTCACAATCCAACGGCAACTATTTTAAAAGAAAAAGACATGCTTGCTCTTGAAAAAATTGTTGCCGACACTGACATTATCGTTTTGAGTGATGAGGTTTATGAGCATATTGTTTTTGATGATAAAACACACCAAAGCGCTTCTAAATATCCAAAATTAATGGAACGATCATTTATCGTTTCTTCTTTTGGTAAAACATTTCATAATACAGGTTGGAAAATAGGCTATTGTGTAGCGCCTAAAAACTTAATGAAAGAGTTTAGAAAAGCACATCAGTTTATTGTATTTTCGGTAAACACTCCTATGCAATATGCTTTAGCTGAGTACCTGAAAAATGAAAACAATTACATGTCTTTAAATCATTTTTATCAGCAAAAGCGAGATTTTTTTGTTGATTTAATTAAAGGTTCAAAATTTGAAATACTTCCATCTAAAGGTACTTATTTTCAACTTCTGAACTATAAAGGCATTAGTGATGAAAAGGATACTGACTTTGCAATTCGTTTAACTAAGGAGTATGGAGTAGCTTCAATTCCTGTTTCAGTATTTTACCAAAAAAATATTGATGAGAAAATGTTGCGTTTTTGTTTTGCTAAAGAAAATGAAACACTACTTAAAGCAGCCGAGATTTTAAACAAGGTTGTTTAA
- a CDS encoding amidohydrolase — MNLKITIIQSELHWENVEENLAMFAKKIEAINEQTDIVVLPEMFTTGFSMESVKLAEKMDGKSVKWMKQLAVKKNAVITGSIIIEEEGKYFNRLLWVQPDENVLTYDKRHLFRMAEEDKHFTAGEERLIVEWKGWKVCPLICYDLRFPVWSRNSLPAFDCLIYVANWPEARKEPWYKLLEARAIENQVYVVGVNRVGFDGKDISYSGNSAVIDPKGNSISNIKTKLNETVTIELNKQALEDFREKFPVGLDADDFEVYI, encoded by the coding sequence ATGAATTTAAAAATTACAATAATACAATCGGAATTACACTGGGAAAATGTTGAAGAAAATTTAGCAATGTTTGCTAAGAAAATAGAAGCTATTAATGAGCAAACAGATATTGTTGTTTTGCCCGAAATGTTTACTACTGGATTTTCTATGGAGTCAGTAAAATTGGCTGAAAAAATGGATGGCAAATCAGTAAAATGGATGAAACAATTAGCTGTTAAAAAAAATGCTGTAATAACTGGGAGTATAATAATTGAGGAAGAAGGTAAATATTTTAATCGTTTACTTTGGGTACAACCTGATGAAAATGTTCTTACTTATGATAAGAGGCATTTGTTTAGAATGGCAGAAGAAGACAAACATTTTACTGCTGGTGAAGAACGATTGATTGTTGAATGGAAAGGCTGGAAAGTATGTCCTTTGATTTGCTATGATTTACGATTTCCAGTATGGAGCAGAAATTCTTTACCTGCATTTGATTGCTTAATTTATGTAGCAAATTGGCCAGAGGCAAGAAAAGAGCCTTGGTATAAGTTGCTAGAAGCAAGAGCGATTGAAAATCAAGTTTATGTTGTTGGAGTCAATAGAGTAGGGTTTGACGGTAAAGACATCAGTTATTCTGGTAATTCTGCAGTAATTGATCCTAAAGGAAATTCAATTAGCAATATTAAAACAAAGTTAAACGAAACTGTAACAATAGAGCTCAATAAACAAGCACTAGAAGATTTTCGAGAAAAGTTTCCTGTAGGTTTAGACGCTGATGATTTTGAAGTTTACATCTAA
- the rnhA gene encoding ribonuclease HI, whose amino-acid sequence MSVITIYTDGAAKGNPGNGGYGVVMMSGHHKKELSEGFRLTTNNRMELLSVIVALETIKTTNAQVEIFSDSKYVVDSVEKKWVFGWQKKGFKGKKNIDLWQRFLKIYPKHQVKFNWVKGHAGNLYNERCDELAVQAAEGQNLLIDEGYEKESSEGLF is encoded by the coding sequence ATGTCAGTTATTACAATTTATACAGACGGAGCTGCAAAAGGAAACCCAGGAAATGGGGGCTATGGAGTTGTAATGATGAGCGGACATCATAAAAAAGAGCTATCAGAAGGCTTTCGTTTAACGACAAACAACAGAATGGAGCTCTTAAGTGTAATTGTTGCCCTAGAAACCATAAAAACAACGAATGCACAGGTTGAGATTTTTTCAGACTCTAAGTATGTTGTTGATTCTGTAGAAAAAAAATGGGTGTTTGGATGGCAGAAAAAAGGATTTAAAGGAAAAAAAAATATTGATTTGTGGCAGAGGTTTTTAAAAATTTACCCAAAACATCAAGTAAAATTTAATTGGGTAAAAGGTCACGCTGGCAACCTCTACAATGAACGATGCGATGAACTGGCAGTTCAGGCTGCAGAAGGTCAAAATTTATTAATAGACGAAGGGTATGAAAAAGAATCATCAGAAGGGCTATTTTAG
- a CDS encoding MarC family protein — MHLDFKEIATASMILFAVIDIVGSIPIIIDLRQKVGHIQSEKASVVAMIIMIVFLFVGESILNLIGIDVNSFAIAGSLIIFFLAIEMILGIQLYKDDAPNTASIVPLAFPLIAGAGTMTSLLSLRSEYAVENIIVAIIVNIILVYAVLKLSVKIEKILGSGGLAVLRKVFGVILLAIAIKLFKTNVGF; from the coding sequence ATGCATTTAGATTTTAAAGAAATAGCAACAGCATCAATGATTTTGTTTGCTGTTATAGATATAGTTGGATCAATACCAATTATTATAGACTTGCGTCAAAAAGTAGGACATATACAGTCTGAAAAGGCTAGTGTTGTAGCAATGATAATAATGATTGTTTTTTTGTTTGTGGGAGAATCTATTTTAAACTTGATTGGTATTGATGTGAACTCATTTGCTATAGCAGGATCATTAATTATTTTCTTTTTAGCAATAGAAATGATATTAGGTATTCAGCTATACAAAGATGATGCACCAAACACAGCATCTATTGTTCCTTTAGCTTTTCCTTTAATTGCAGGAGCAGGAACGATGACCTCTCTTTTATCTTTAAGGTCAGAATATGCAGTAGAAAATATTATTGTAGCGATTATCGTTAATATTATTTTAGTTTATGCAGTACTTAAATTATCAGTAAAAATTGAGAAAATACTTGGAAGTGGAGGATTGGCTGTGCTTCGAAAGGTCTTTGGGGTAATATTATTAGCGATTGCAATCAAACTATTTAAAACAAATGTTGGGTTTTAA
- a CDS encoding reprolysin-like metallopeptidase produces MKLISKFAVASIFMGAFSLSLLGQSSSPLWKKIEASTLNSKEKVHRNNIPTKAQYFALDFNQLKTKLTAAPNREGFTGKSNLIIEFPTSEGKIEHFRVWDSPIMHPDLAAKFPMIKTYVAQGIEDPTAYMRFSVTQFGLHTMTLSGTKSTNYIDPYTSDLNNYVVYDRNSLGPDTQPFECLTKEDDAKLRSIEKDRNSGNTFKADADDMKMRKYRLAQTCTAEYGNIFTTGGGSDAANKAEIQAQMTITINRVNTVYEIDLGVTLEFIANNDDCIFYGATNSDPWNGEYNTATQNFLNTNIGDANYDIGHNFNTSGGGNAGCLACVCTDGSKGSGMTGRGNPTGDPFDIDYVAHEMGHQFGGYHTMNTCSRSGNGQTEVEPCSGSSIMGYAGICSVNVQNNSDAHFNYVNIRDILANIKPGGNSTCSVNTDHTNNPPTADAGDDYIIPQGTAFVLEGTATDPDGMGSLTYNWSQNDPAQAPSSSSPVSTWTSGPLYRAKMPISSPNRYMPVLSSVIAGDLFPTWEKTPTVGRSLNFSFIVRDNDPLGGQTASDLMKVTVDGASGPFAVTSQNTTGITWNSGGTETVTWNVANTSTGNVNTPNVDIFLSVDGGYTYPYTLASTVPNNGSASVTVPTGAATTTARIMVRGSGNIFYALNSNNFAIEDAEFVMNFSSTSATPCPTENAVYNFNYNTFLSFSETTTFSASGNPAGSIVTFNPTTASVNGTPVTMTVSNLNSGMVGSHTITITGTSTSVTKNNNVSLEIIDPAPLAAALALPANAATGIDPGITFTWSAGGTGTMYNIDIATDAAFSSIIDNASGLTSNNYTSSSLVGETTYYWRVSSYNNCGSAPTSSVFSFTTSSCSTIASTDVPVTVSAATQTSTITVPNSGTIADVNLLGLVLPHTWVGDLGATLTSPQGTTVQLFDGPGIPSSNFGCDGDDLDVSFDDDATSTSATFENTCNNAPAINGFFQPLNALSAFNGENMAGVWTLTILDSYPTEDDGSLDAWSLEICTEPIPTGINNSYLINNIAIYPNPTNNLLNVTLGKDNTANVLVLTDLQGKVVYELNNINSNTIQIDMSNYGKGIYLLQVKGQNESKVFKVTKQ; encoded by the coding sequence ATGAAACTAATCTCTAAATTCGCAGTTGCATCCATTTTTATGGGGGCGTTTTCTTTATCATTATTAGGTCAATCAAGCTCTCCTTTATGGAAAAAAATTGAGGCTTCAACCCTCAATTCTAAAGAGAAAGTACACCGAAATAACATACCAACAAAAGCTCAATATTTTGCTCTAGACTTTAATCAACTAAAAACAAAATTAACTGCAGCACCAAATAGAGAAGGTTTTACTGGTAAATCAAATTTAATTATTGAATTCCCTACTTCAGAAGGTAAAATTGAACACTTTAGAGTATGGGATTCTCCTATAATGCACCCAGATTTAGCTGCTAAGTTTCCAATGATTAAGACTTATGTTGCTCAGGGTATTGAAGACCCTACTGCTTATATGAGATTTTCTGTTACTCAGTTTGGCCTTCATACAATGACTCTTTCTGGAACTAAAAGCACAAATTATATTGATCCATATACTAGTGATTTAAACAACTATGTAGTTTATGATAGAAACTCTTTAGGGCCAGACACACAACCCTTTGAATGTTTAACAAAAGAAGATGATGCTAAATTAAGATCTATTGAGAAAGATAGAAATTCAGGCAATACATTTAAGGCTGATGCTGATGATATGAAAATGCGTAAATATAGATTAGCTCAAACATGTACTGCTGAATATGGAAATATCTTTACTACTGGTGGTGGTTCTGATGCTGCAAACAAAGCAGAAATTCAAGCTCAAATGACCATTACCATTAATAGAGTTAATACTGTTTATGAAATAGATCTTGGTGTTACTTTAGAATTTATTGCAAATAATGACGATTGTATTTTTTATGGAGCGACAAACTCTGATCCTTGGAATGGAGAATATAATACAGCAACACAAAACTTCTTAAACACTAATATTGGAGACGCAAATTATGATATAGGACATAACTTCAATACTTCTGGAGGTGGTAATGCTGGGTGTTTAGCTTGCGTATGTACTGATGGCTCTAAAGGAAGTGGGATGACTGGACGAGGAAACCCAACAGGAGATCCTTTTGATATAGATTATGTTGCACATGAAATGGGTCATCAATTTGGAGGGTACCACACAATGAACACTTGTAGTAGAAGTGGTAATGGACAGACAGAAGTAGAACCATGTAGTGGCAGCTCAATAATGGGATATGCAGGAATCTGCTCTGTAAATGTTCAAAATAATAGTGATGCCCATTTCAACTATGTTAACATAAGAGATATTTTGGCAAACATTAAGCCTGGAGGAAATAGTACTTGTAGTGTTAATACCGACCACACTAACAACCCTCCAACTGCAGACGCGGGAGATGATTATATTATTCCTCAAGGTACCGCTTTTGTTTTAGAAGGTACCGCTACAGATCCTGATGGAATGGGATCTTTAACTTATAATTGGTCTCAAAATGACCCAGCACAAGCTCCTAGCTCTTCTTCTCCTGTATCTACCTGGACTTCTGGTCCGTTGTATAGAGCTAAAATGCCTATTTCCTCGCCAAATAGATATATGCCTGTTTTAAGCAGTGTTATTGCTGGCGACTTATTTCCAACTTGGGAAAAAACACCTACTGTTGGTAGATCTCTTAATTTCTCATTTATTGTTAGAGATAATGACCCTCTTGGCGGGCAAACTGCTTCTGATTTAATGAAAGTAACAGTAGATGGAGCATCTGGTCCTTTTGCTGTTACCTCTCAAAATACAACAGGTATCACATGGAATTCAGGAGGTACTGAAACCGTTACTTGGAATGTTGCAAACACAAGTACTGGGAACGTAAACACTCCAAATGTTGACATCTTTTTATCGGTAGATGGAGGTTATACATATCCTTATACTCTAGCGTCGACAGTTCCAAATAATGGATCGGCAAGTGTAACAGTTCCAACTGGCGCAGCTACAACAACAGCTAGAATTATGGTTAGAGGAAGTGGAAATATATTTTATGCATTAAATAGTAATAATTTTGCTATTGAAGACGCTGAATTCGTGATGAATTTTTCTAGCACATCAGCAACTCCCTGCCCAACAGAAAATGCTGTTTATAATTTTAATTATAATACATTTTTATCTTTTAGCGAGACGACAACATTTTCAGCTTCAGGAAATCCTGCGGGGTCAATTGTAACTTTTAATCCAACTACAGCTTCAGTTAATGGAACTCCAGTTACAATGACCGTGAGTAATCTAAATTCTGGCATGGTAGGTTCTCATACTATTACCATTACTGGAACTTCAACATCTGTAACAAAAAATAATAATGTAAGCCTAGAGATTATAGACCCGGCACCACTAGCTGCGGCTTTAGCTCTACCTGCAAATGCCGCAACAGGCATTGACCCTGGAATTACATTTACTTGGTCTGCTGGAGGAACAGGAACAATGTATAACATCGATATTGCAACTGATGCCGCTTTTAGTTCTATTATAGATAATGCTTCAGGGCTTACATCGAACAATTACACTTCATCTTCTTTGGTTGGAGAAACTACTTATTATTGGAGAGTTAGTAGCTACAACAATTGTGGCTCAGCACCAACTTCTTCTGTGTTTTCTTTTACAACTTCTAGTTGCTCAACAATTGCAAGTACAGATGTTCCTGTGACTGTTTCTGCAGCAACTCAAACATCAACAATTACTGTTCCAAATTCGGGAACAATAGCTGATGTAAATTTACTAGGCTTAGTGTTACCTCATACCTGGGTAGGTGATTTAGGAGCAACTTTAACTTCTCCACAAGGCACAACCGTTCAGTTGTTTGATGGTCCTGGAATCCCTAGTTCGAACTTTGGTTGTGATGGTGATGATTTAGATGTTTCTTTTGATGATGACGCAACATCAACTAGCGCTACTTTTGAAAATACTTGTAATAACGCCCCTGCAATTAATGGTTTTTTTCAACCCCTAAATGCTCTTTCTGCTTTTAACGGTGAAAATATGGCTGGTGTATGGACATTAACAATTTTAGACAGTTATCCAACAGAAGATGATGGGTCTTTAGATGCGTGGTCATTAGAAATATGTACCGAACCTATTCCGACAGGAATAAACAATAGTTATTTGATTAATAATATAGCTATTTATCCTAACCCTACTAACAATTTATTAAATGTTACTCTTGGAAAAGATAACACTGCAAATGTCTTAGTATTAACTGATTTACAAGGTAAAGTAGTTTATGAACTAAACAACATAAATAGCAATACTATTCAAATTGATATGTCTAATTACGGAAAGGGAATTTATCTTTTACAAGTTAAAGGACAAAACGAGTCAAAAGTATTTAAGGTAACTAAACAGTAA
- a CDS encoding PD40 domain-containing protein, producing MKNLLHCFVVIAIQIFPLFTIGTNVIKPDSVEKEAYYFISNRDCADDKLAMYKARTNQSGISSCVIKGNFEIKDFSHMRKAEISVYNISNDQLVGIYNTHPKTGNYLIILVPNVKYEFVINTYGYAPIKKIVEIPNYSSTNVYDEISTQKILLSVDSSRINLSLNTLLVEEKEPTLFLLTVYDETNENNRRVELYEANEELLDEKRKQLSETDFGNIDELLKNEAEAESKKPEQAEKAFLKKDYKTASAIYSELLMLDPDDELVNYRKGVSVYYTEQNKLLSLQYLKKAALSNSTPYDVYYYLGMTYHSWADFDKAQQAFAKYKAKAKPNEIIVNNIDRLIENCINGKLITQEQFDMQILNKTPIDYSKLVKELPSSLTSEKLSYKTDFFISPLDGKKKEKFLMFKTEQNEMIQTSYGIDEKNGKDLFYNMLLGGDKWSISKTLGENINTTFDEDYAYVTLDGKTLYFASKGHNSIGGYDIFVSTRETVNDVWSKPKNMGYPINSPYDDFMFMPSLSGNEAYFVSNRRSPTGGYNLIHINMPKSPLPLTIVKGHFMTNDSIPNFSASIAVYNTNNQEVVGIYNTNANNGNFLMALIPGIKYEFEVMVDGFNQHLAYVTVPTQTESFALRQNIRLKKEGTFEILNIDNYFTKEEADNAPVYNKTIKDFEVEKVALVEIQPNSIREQFNQPSTAQKEILASAEQFFINKQYLKCAEQFSKVAPLIDLNFKQSYYYGKSLYNTTKDYEKTLKFLEKAGENKTTPYDVFFMLGKTNHNAYRFERAVIAYKKYQELANEKEKEKNNIDALINLSLFGKEIVNTPKPIEVLSKKEFKKELIHTVYGSLDVEAKFLLAPDDMTTAKDKKEGFKPTMYLDKNKTVIYYASYGENGENGKDIFLMKKLPDNTWSTPTNLGGAINSLGDEDFPFLTPDGKTLYFSSTEHGSMGGYDIFKSDWNEKLNTWDRPKNLGAPINSPFDDIFYVEE from the coding sequence ATGAAGAATTTACTACATTGTTTTGTTGTTATAGCTATTCAAATATTCCCATTATTTACTATAGGAACTAATGTAATTAAGCCTGATTCTGTCGAAAAAGAGGCTTATTATTTTATTTCGAACAGAGATTGTGCTGATGATAAATTGGCAATGTATAAAGCTCGTACCAATCAAAGTGGTATTTCCTCATGTGTAATTAAAGGTAATTTTGAAATTAAAGATTTTAGCCATATGCGTAAAGCTGAAATTTCTGTTTATAATATCTCAAACGACCAATTAGTAGGAATTTATAACACGCACCCTAAAACAGGTAATTACCTAATAATATTAGTTCCAAATGTAAAATATGAGTTTGTAATTAATACTTATGGTTATGCTCCAATTAAAAAAATAGTTGAAATACCGAATTATTCAAGTACAAATGTTTATGATGAAATCTCAACCCAAAAAATCTTGTTGTCGGTTGATTCTTCTAGAATTAATTTAAGCTTAAACACATTGCTTGTTGAGGAGAAAGAACCAACTTTATTTTTGTTAACAGTTTACGATGAAACCAACGAAAACAATCGTCGCGTGGAGCTTTATGAAGCAAATGAAGAGTTACTTGATGAGAAAAGAAAGCAATTATCAGAAACAGACTTCGGTAATATTGATGAATTATTAAAAAATGAAGCCGAAGCAGAAAGTAAAAAACCAGAACAAGCTGAAAAAGCGTTTTTAAAAAAAGACTACAAAACAGCATCTGCAATTTATTCAGAATTACTTATGCTTGACCCAGATGATGAATTAGTGAATTACCGAAAAGGAGTCTCGGTTTATTATACTGAGCAAAACAAATTGCTTTCTTTACAATACCTAAAAAAAGCAGCGCTATCTAATTCAACGCCTTATGATGTATATTATTATTTAGGAATGACTTATCATTCTTGGGCAGATTTTGATAAAGCTCAGCAAGCTTTTGCGAAATATAAAGCAAAAGCAAAACCCAATGAAATTATCGTTAACAATATAGATCGACTCATTGAAAATTGTATTAATGGCAAATTAATAACTCAGGAGCAGTTTGATATGCAAATTTTAAATAAAACACCCATTGATTATAGTAAGCTAGTTAAAGAATTACCATCATCATTAACATCAGAAAAGTTGAGTTATAAAACAGACTTTTTTATCTCTCCATTAGATGGGAAAAAGAAAGAAAAATTTTTAATGTTTAAAACAGAACAAAATGAGATGATTCAAACTAGTTATGGAATAGATGAAAAAAATGGAAAAGATTTATTTTATAACATGCTGTTGGGGGGAGATAAATGGAGTATTTCTAAAACTTTAGGCGAAAATATTAATACAACTTTTGATGAAGATTATGCTTATGTAACTCTAGATGGGAAAACACTCTATTTTGCTTCAAAAGGACATAATAGCATTGGAGGTTACGATATTTTTGTGTCAACAAGAGAAACGGTAAATGATGTTTGGAGTAAGCCTAAAAATATGGGATACCCAATCAACTCTCCTTATGATGATTTTATGTTTATGCCTAGTTTATCAGGGAATGAGGCTTATTTTGTTTCCAATAGAAGAAGTCCAACAGGAGGATATAATTTAATTCATATAAATATGCCTAAGTCTCCACTTCCATTAACAATTGTAAAAGGACATTTTATGACAAATGATTCTATTCCAAACTTTAGTGCTTCAATAGCAGTTTATAACACCAATAATCAAGAAGTAGTTGGAATTTATAACACAAACGCAAACAATGGTAATTTTTTAATGGCTCTAATACCTGGGATAAAATATGAATTTGAAGTAATGGTTGATGGGTTTAATCAACATTTAGCTTATGTTACAGTTCCTACACAAACAGAATCTTTTGCGTTAAGACAAAACATTAGACTAAAAAAAGAAGGCACTTTTGAAATATTAAATATTGATAATTACTTTACAAAAGAAGAAGCTGATAATGCACCTGTTTATAATAAAACTATAAAAGATTTTGAAGTAGAGAAAGTTGCTTTAGTTGAAATACAGCCAAACTCAATTAGAGAACAGTTTAATCAGCCCTCAACTGCACAGAAAGAAATATTAGCTTCAGCAGAACAGTTTTTTATTAATAAGCAATACTTAAAGTGTGCCGAGCAATTTAGTAAAGTAGCACCATTAATTGACCTCAACTTTAAGCAAAGTTATTATTATGGAAAAAGTTTATATAACACAACTAAAGACTATGAAAAAACGCTAAAATTTTTAGAAAAAGCAGGTGAAAATAAAACAACACCTTATGATGTTTTTTTTATGTTGGGTAAAACTAACCATAATGCCTACCGATTTGAAAGGGCTGTAATTGCGTATAAAAAATATCAAGAATTAGCGAACGAAAAAGAGAAAGAAAAGAATAATATAGATGCTCTTATTAATTTAAGTCTATTTGGTAAAGAAATCGTTAATACTCCTAAACCTATAGAAGTATTATCTAAAAAAGAGTTTAAAAAAGAGTTGATTCACACTGTTTATGGTTCGTTAGATGTTGAAGCAAAATTTTTATTAGCACCTGATGACATGACAACCGCAAAAGATAAAAAAGAAGGATTTAAACCAACAATGTATTTAGACAAAAATAAAACAGTTATTTATTATGCTAGCTATGGAGAAAATGGGGAGAATGGGAAAGATATCTTTTTAATGAAAAAATTGCCTGACAATACATGGTCAACACCTACTAATTTAGGGGGGGCGATAAATTCTTTAGGAGACGAAGATTTTCCTTTTTTAACACCAGATGGTAAAACCTTATATTTTTCTTCAACTGAACATGGAAGCATGGGAGGATACGATATTTTTAAATCGGATTGGAACGAAAAGTTAAATACTTGGGATCGGCCAAAAAATTTAGGTGCTCCTATTAATTCTCCTTTTGATGATATATTTTATGTAGAAGAATGA